Proteins encoded by one window of Micromonospora coxensis:
- a CDS encoding ATP-binding protein has product MASRISCEVHDESPVTVVRLAGALDMATMRAVHTVLDRCLTSQPDALVVDLGGVRVTDRLALSVFAAACRRAADWPAVPVVLCSPPPDAAAWLAESTACRVVPVRRNCAEAAELAGASASPRLRMRLEPVATACRKARELVAEACGRWNVPELAGPASLVLSELVGNVVRHAHTPMQVTLTLRRPYLQVSVADGSPTAARAGCPELRAEGGRGLLLVREVAQRWGSSPLGDGKVVWALVPAV; this is encoded by the coding sequence ATGGCGAGCCGGATCAGCTGTGAGGTCCACGACGAGTCCCCGGTGACCGTCGTGCGGCTCGCCGGCGCGCTGGACATGGCCACGATGCGCGCGGTGCACACCGTGCTGGACCGCTGCCTGACCAGTCAGCCGGACGCGCTCGTGGTCGACCTCGGCGGCGTCCGGGTCACCGACCGGCTGGCGTTGTCCGTCTTCGCGGCGGCCTGCCGGCGGGCCGCGGACTGGCCGGCCGTGCCGGTCGTGCTCTGCTCTCCCCCGCCGGACGCCGCCGCCTGGCTCGCCGAGTCCACCGCCTGCCGGGTGGTGCCGGTACGCCGCAACTGCGCCGAGGCCGCCGAGCTGGCCGGAGCGTCCGCGTCGCCGCGGCTGCGGATGCGACTGGAGCCGGTGGCGACCGCCTGCCGCAAGGCCCGGGAGCTGGTCGCGGAGGCGTGCGGCCGGTGGAACGTGCCGGAGCTGGCCGGCCCGGCCTCGCTGGTGCTCAGCGAGCTGGTGGGCAACGTGGTCCGGCACGCGCACACCCCGATGCAGGTGACGCTGACGTTGCGCCGGCCGTACCTGCAGGTGTCGGTGGCCGACGGCAGCCCGACGGCGGCCCGGGCCGGGTGCCCGGAGCTGCGCGCCGAGGGCGGCCGGGGGCTGCTGCTGGTCCGCGAGGTGGCGCAGCGCTGGGGCAGCTCGCCGCTCGGCGACGGGAAGGTCGTCTGGGCCCTCGTGCCGGCGGTTTGA
- a CDS encoding zinc-binding dehydrogenase, translating to MRDKVVVVSGPGRVELTEQDAAELPEGSFRVETLYSGVSAGTELSFVKGTNPYLNVTWNPDLGLFQPGEASTPYPVTRLGYMQVGRVVESRTPAVAVGTVGAMTYGHRTGYVADPLAERFVPLPDDLDPMLGVYVAHMGPICANGLLHAAADLCGTDVRSLGDGVRGRRVAVVGSGVVALLTALFAKRHGAASVVVLDPTPQRRQVAEALGLETLDPEADDPAVVLKTRWNHAAGDRGADVVFQCRGQAWALHLALRLLRPQGTVIDLAFYQDGADAVRLGEEFHHNGLSLRCAQIGRVPRGLAPTWDRERLSAETIELLRQYGDVIRKHLVSAVVPFDEAPGLLTDLAARRRQELQVIFTG from the coding sequence ATGCGTGACAAGGTCGTGGTGGTCAGCGGACCCGGCCGGGTGGAGCTGACCGAGCAGGACGCCGCCGAGCTGCCCGAGGGCTCGTTCCGGGTGGAGACGCTCTACAGCGGCGTCTCCGCCGGCACCGAGCTGAGCTTCGTCAAGGGCACCAACCCGTACCTCAACGTCACCTGGAACCCGGACCTGGGCCTGTTCCAGCCGGGGGAGGCGAGCACCCCGTACCCGGTCACCCGGCTGGGGTACATGCAGGTCGGGCGGGTGGTGGAGAGCCGTACCCCGGCCGTCGCCGTCGGCACGGTGGGGGCCATGACGTACGGCCACCGCACCGGCTACGTGGCCGACCCGCTCGCCGAACGCTTCGTCCCGCTCCCCGACGACCTGGACCCGATGCTCGGCGTCTACGTCGCCCACATGGGCCCGATCTGTGCCAACGGCCTGCTGCACGCCGCCGCCGACCTGTGCGGCACCGATGTGCGCTCGCTCGGCGACGGGGTGCGCGGGCGGCGGGTCGCGGTGGTCGGCAGCGGGGTGGTGGCGCTGCTGACCGCCCTGTTCGCCAAGCGGCACGGGGCGGCCTCGGTGGTGGTGCTGGACCCCACGCCGCAGCGGCGGCAGGTCGCCGAGGCGCTCGGCCTGGAGACCCTCGACCCGGAGGCCGACGACCCGGCCGTGGTGCTGAAGACCCGGTGGAACCACGCCGCCGGCGACCGGGGCGCCGACGTGGTGTTCCAGTGCCGGGGGCAGGCGTGGGCGCTGCACCTGGCGCTGCGCCTGCTGCGCCCCCAGGGCACCGTGATCGACCTGGCCTTCTACCAGGACGGCGCGGACGCCGTGCGGCTCGGCGAGGAGTTCCACCACAACGGGCTGTCGCTGCGCTGCGCCCAGATCGGCCGGGTGCCGCGCGGGCTCGCCCCGACCTGGGACCGGGAGCGGCTCTCCGCCGAGACGATCGAGCTGCTGCGGCAGTACGGCGACGTGATCCGCAAGCACCTGGTCTCCGCCGTGGTGCCGTTCGACGAGGCCCCGGGGCTGCTGACCGACCTGGCCGCGCGGCGCCGGCAGGAACTCCAGGTGATCTTCACCGGCTGA
- a CDS encoding Gfo/Idh/MocA family protein, with translation MRTCRVGLVGAGGVAQRHARVLAGFEDVELLGVTDVARDAATELAGAHGGRSFADIDELLAAGPDAVYVCVPPFAHGPVEEAVIAAGIPMFVEKPVAVDLDTAERIAALVQERGLLTAVGHHWRYLHVVEQARQLLADRPVRMVNGAWLDKVPPVSWWAVRERSGGPVVEQAAHVLDLVRSLVGEAVEVTAYGDGTPPPVDGADIDSVTAATLRFAGGAVGTLAAACVLTWKHRAGLEILADGLALSLAEDGLVIRDADGERRVESDPDGARVAVDRAFIDAVTGVGDDIRVPYAEALRTQRLALAVAESARTGRSVTLPTGPAATRSVAAVPTAVTEEVSVDA, from the coding sequence ATGCGCACGTGCCGGGTGGGACTGGTCGGGGCCGGTGGGGTGGCGCAACGTCATGCCCGCGTGTTGGCCGGATTCGAGGACGTGGAACTGCTCGGGGTGACCGATGTGGCCCGGGACGCGGCGACGGAGCTGGCCGGCGCGCACGGCGGCCGCAGCTTCGCCGACATCGACGAGCTGCTCGCCGCCGGACCGGACGCGGTGTACGTCTGCGTGCCGCCGTTCGCGCACGGGCCGGTGGAGGAGGCGGTGATCGCCGCCGGCATCCCGATGTTCGTGGAGAAGCCGGTCGCGGTGGACCTGGACACCGCCGAGCGGATCGCCGCGCTGGTGCAGGAGCGGGGACTGCTCACCGCCGTCGGGCACCACTGGCGGTACCTGCACGTGGTGGAGCAGGCGCGGCAGCTGCTCGCCGACCGTCCGGTGCGGATGGTCAACGGGGCCTGGCTGGACAAGGTCCCGCCGGTGTCCTGGTGGGCGGTGCGGGAGCGCTCCGGCGGACCGGTCGTCGAGCAGGCCGCGCACGTGCTGGACCTGGTCCGCTCGCTGGTCGGCGAGGCGGTCGAGGTGACCGCGTACGGCGACGGCACGCCGCCGCCGGTCGACGGCGCCGACATCGACTCGGTGACCGCCGCCACCCTCCGCTTCGCCGGCGGGGCGGTCGGCACCCTCGCCGCGGCCTGCGTGCTGACCTGGAAGCACCGGGCCGGCCTGGAGATCCTCGCCGACGGCCTGGCGCTGTCGCTGGCCGAGGACGGCCTGGTGATCCGCGACGCCGACGGCGAGCGGCGCGTCGAGTCCGACCCGGACGGCGCGCGGGTCGCCGTGGACCGGGCCTTCATCGACGCGGTGACCGGGGTCGGCGACGACATCCGGGTGCCGTACGCCGAGGCGCTGCGCACCCAGCGGCTCGCCCTCGCGGTCGCCGAGAGCGCCCGCACCGGCCGCAGCGTCACGCTGCCCACCGGCCCGGCCGCCACTCGGTCGGTCGCCGCCGTGCCGACCGCCGTCACCGAAGAGGTGAGCGTCGATGCGTGA
- the ctaD gene encoding aa3-type cytochrome oxidase subunit I codes for MPRRVTTEPARDRGPAILAPARFGGYPGPVRPALKGSSLIKLLGTTDAKLIGLLYLGTSFAYFIIGGFMALLIRAELGQPGMQILSPEQYNQMFTMHGTIMLLLFATPMVFGFGNYLVPLQIGAPDVAFPRLNAFAYWLYFFGALIVMAAFFTPQGAADFGWTAYTPLSTAEHSPGVGANMWVVGLAVSGLGTILGAVNLITTVLTLRAPGMTLFRMPIFTWNLLLTSVLVLLVFPLLAAALFALAADRLLGAHVFDSTTGGQMLWQHLFWFFGHPEVYIIALPFFGIITEIIPVFARKPIFGYTGLVLATIAITVLSMSVWAHHMFATGQVLLPFFSFLSYLIAVPTGVKFFNWIGTMWKGQITFETPMLFAVGFLVTFLLGGLTGVLLASPPVDFHVTDTYFVVAHFHYVLFGTIVFAAFGGLYFWFPKMTGRLLDERLGKLHFWTMFLGFHATFLVQHWLGNEGMPRRYADYLPSDGFTVLNIVSTVGAFVLGASTLFLIWNIWKSWRYGAMVTVDDPWGFGNSLEWATTCPPPLRNFDRMPRIRSERPAFDAKYGPLVADLGRDLPQRTTRPPQEFREELHREKHLPESPAAEGAHGARAAEAYHPAPQSGARPVDVPEPEEVRRPSFEETDEPETGALGAERAPQENERWRHPRGHGDTEEH; via the coding sequence ATGCCCAGACGGGTAACCACGGAGCCCGCACGAGACCGGGGGCCGGCGATCCTCGCACCGGCCCGGTTCGGCGGCTACCCCGGCCCGGTCCGGCCGGCCCTCAAGGGCAGCTCGCTGATCAAGCTGCTGGGGACCACCGACGCCAAGTTGATCGGCCTGCTCTACCTCGGCACGTCCTTCGCCTACTTCATCATCGGCGGATTCATGGCCCTGCTGATCCGGGCCGAGCTGGGCCAGCCGGGGATGCAGATCCTCTCCCCCGAGCAGTACAACCAGATGTTCACCATGCACGGCACGATCATGCTGCTGCTCTTCGCGACGCCGATGGTGTTCGGGTTCGGCAACTACCTGGTGCCGTTGCAGATCGGCGCGCCCGACGTGGCGTTCCCCCGGCTGAACGCGTTCGCGTACTGGCTCTACTTCTTCGGCGCGCTGATCGTCATGGCCGCCTTCTTCACCCCCCAGGGGGCCGCCGACTTCGGGTGGACCGCCTACACCCCGCTGAGCACGGCCGAGCACTCGCCGGGCGTCGGGGCGAACATGTGGGTGGTCGGCCTGGCCGTCTCGGGTCTGGGCACCATCCTCGGCGCGGTCAACCTGATCACGACCGTGCTGACCCTGCGCGCGCCCGGCATGACCCTGTTCCGGATGCCGATCTTCACCTGGAACCTGCTGCTGACCAGCGTGCTGGTGCTCCTGGTCTTCCCGCTGCTGGCCGCCGCCCTGTTCGCGCTCGCCGCGGACCGGCTGCTCGGCGCCCACGTGTTCGACTCCACCACCGGTGGGCAGATGCTCTGGCAGCACCTGTTCTGGTTCTTCGGCCACCCCGAGGTCTACATCATCGCGCTGCCGTTCTTCGGCATCATCACCGAGATCATCCCGGTCTTCGCCCGCAAGCCGATCTTCGGCTACACCGGTCTGGTGCTGGCCACCATCGCCATCACGGTGTTGTCGATGAGCGTCTGGGCGCACCACATGTTCGCCACCGGGCAGGTGCTGCTGCCGTTCTTCAGCTTCCTGAGCTACCTGATCGCGGTCCCCACCGGGGTGAAGTTCTTCAACTGGATCGGCACCATGTGGAAGGGGCAGATCACCTTCGAGACGCCGATGCTCTTCGCCGTCGGCTTCCTGGTCACCTTCCTGCTCGGCGGCCTGACCGGCGTGCTGCTGGCCAGCCCGCCGGTGGACTTCCACGTCACCGACACCTACTTCGTGGTGGCGCACTTCCACTACGTGCTCTTCGGCACCATCGTCTTCGCCGCGTTCGGCGGGCTGTACTTCTGGTTCCCGAAGATGACCGGCCGGCTGCTCGACGAACGCCTCGGCAAGCTGCACTTCTGGACCATGTTCCTCGGCTTCCACGCCACCTTCCTGGTGCAGCACTGGCTCGGCAACGAGGGCATGCCCCGCCGGTACGCCGACTACCTGCCCAGCGACGGCTTCACCGTGCTCAACATCGTCTCGACCGTCGGCGCGTTCGTCCTCGGCGCGTCCACGCTGTTCCTGATCTGGAACATCTGGAAGTCCTGGCGGTACGGCGCGATGGTGACCGTGGACGACCCGTGGGGCTTCGGCAACTCCCTGGAGTGGGCCACCACCTGCCCACCGCCGCTGCGCAACTTCGACCGGATGCCCCGGATCCGCTCCGAGCGGCCCGCCTTCGACGCCAAGTACGGTCCACTCGTCGCCGACCTGGGCCGGGACCTGCCGCAGCGCACCACCCGCCCGCCGCAGGAGTTCCGCGAGGAACTGCACCGGGAGAAGCACCTTCCGGAGTCGCCGGCGGCCGAGGGCGCGCACGGCGCGCGGGCGGCGGAGGCGTACCACCCCGCCCCGCAGTCCGGCGCCCGGCCGGTGGACGTGCCGGAGCCGGAGGAGGTGCGCCGGCCCAGCTTCGAGGAGACCGACGAGCCGGAGACCGGCGCCCTGGGCGCGGAGCGGGCGCCGCAGGAGAACGAGCGGTGGCGGCACCCGCGCGGGCACGGCGACACCGAGGAGCACTGA
- a CDS encoding ABC transporter ATP-binding protein, translated as MTVETAGRPGLAALLPYLRAHRGTLVAVGALSLVGAGAALAQPLLTRQVLDSLAAARPVAGLVVVLVALVVAGAALGGLRDYLLQRTAEGVVLGTRRRLAGHLLRLPIVEYDRRRTGDLLSRVGSDTTLLRAVVTSGLFETVTGAVMVLGAATAMALLDPVLFGVTLLGVAAGVGFALTVARRVRGLSRAAQERVGEMTSAVERAISAARTIRAARAEGREAATVGVSAQAAYAAGLRVARVQAVVGPVSTVTIQGAFLLVLGVGGARVAAGAITVGDLVAFVMFLFFLVLPLGQAVHAYTQLQTGLGALQRIEEVLAVPAEETADRAGPAPVPPPGRPAVIEFDRVGFGYPDGPAVLHEVSFTVPAGARTALVGPSGAGKSTLLALVERFYDVTAGALRIDGVDVRDLPRDALRSRLGYVEQEAPVLAGTLRDNLLIGAPDASEATLRDALEQVNLTHLATRAPEGLDVQVGEGGVLLSGGERQRLAIARALLAGPPVLLLDEPTSNLDARNEAALRRAIDAVARRRTLLIVAHRLATVVDADQIVVLDGGRVVAVGTHDELTVTSPLYRELAAHQLLVS; from the coding sequence ATGACCGTCGAGACCGCCGGCCGGCCGGGCCTGGCTGCCCTGCTGCCCTACCTGCGCGCCCATCGCGGCACCCTCGTCGCGGTGGGCGCGTTGTCGCTCGTCGGCGCCGGGGCGGCGCTGGCCCAGCCGCTGCTGACCCGGCAGGTGCTCGACTCCCTGGCCGCGGCCCGACCGGTCGCCGGCCTGGTCGTCGTGCTGGTCGCCCTGGTGGTGGCCGGGGCGGCTCTCGGCGGGCTCCGCGACTACCTGCTGCAACGCACCGCCGAGGGGGTGGTGCTGGGCACCCGCCGCCGGCTCGCCGGGCACCTGCTGCGGCTGCCGATCGTGGAGTACGACCGGCGCCGCACCGGCGACCTGCTCTCCCGGGTCGGCTCCGACACCACCCTGCTGCGGGCGGTGGTCACCTCCGGGCTCTTCGAGACGGTCACCGGAGCGGTGATGGTGCTCGGCGCGGCGACCGCGATGGCCCTGCTCGACCCGGTGCTGTTCGGGGTGACCCTGCTCGGGGTCGCCGCCGGGGTGGGCTTCGCGCTCACCGTCGCCCGCCGGGTGCGCGGCCTGTCCCGCGCCGCCCAGGAGCGGGTCGGGGAGATGACCTCCGCCGTGGAGCGCGCGATCTCCGCCGCCCGCACCATCCGCGCCGCCCGGGCCGAGGGCCGCGAGGCCGCCACGGTCGGGGTCAGCGCGCAGGCGGCGTACGCGGCCGGGCTGCGGGTGGCCCGGGTGCAGGCCGTCGTCGGCCCGGTCAGCACGGTCACCATCCAGGGCGCGTTCCTGCTGGTCCTCGGCGTCGGCGGGGCCCGGGTGGCGGCCGGCGCGATCACCGTCGGCGATCTGGTCGCCTTCGTGATGTTCCTGTTCTTCCTGGTCCTGCCGTTGGGTCAGGCGGTGCACGCGTACACCCAGCTGCAGACCGGGCTCGGCGCGTTGCAGCGCATCGAGGAGGTGCTGGCCGTACCGGCGGAGGAGACCGCGGACCGGGCCGGGCCGGCGCCGGTCCCGCCGCCCGGACGCCCGGCGGTGATCGAGTTCGACCGGGTCGGGTTCGGCTACCCGGACGGCCCGGCGGTGCTGCACGAGGTGAGCTTCACCGTGCCCGCCGGCGCCCGCACCGCCCTGGTCGGCCCCTCCGGCGCCGGCAAGTCCACCCTGCTGGCGCTGGTGGAACGCTTCTACGACGTCACCGCCGGGGCGTTGCGCATCGACGGCGTCGACGTGCGCGACCTGCCCCGCGACGCGCTGCGGTCCCGGCTCGGCTACGTCGAGCAGGAGGCCCCGGTGCTCGCCGGGACGCTGCGGGACAATCTGCTCATCGGCGCCCCGGACGCCAGCGAGGCCACCCTGCGCGACGCGCTCGAACAGGTCAACCTGACCCACCTCGCCACCCGCGCCCCCGAGGGGTTGGACGTGCAGGTGGGGGAGGGCGGGGTGCTGCTCTCCGGCGGCGAACGGCAGCGGCTGGCCATCGCCCGCGCGCTGCTCGCCGGGCCGCCGGTGCTGCTGCTCGACGAGCCGACCAGCAACCTCGACGCCCGCAACGAGGCGGCCCTGCGCCGGGCCATCGACGCGGTGGCCCGGCGGCGCACCCTGCTGATCGTCGCCCACCGGCTGGCCACCGTCGTCGACGCCGACCAGATCGTGGTGCTCGACGGCGGACGGGTGGTGGCGGTCGGCACCCACGACGAATTGACGGTCACCAGTCCGCTCTATCGGGAGCTGGCCGCTCACCAGCTGCTGGTGAGCTGA
- a CDS encoding glucosyl-3-phosphoglycerate synthase, with translation MRAKGGSRVSVVLPARNEEATVGAIVSTIREHLMDRVALVDELIVVDSRSTDRTAQVARAAGAEVVGQDEMTRGLPRLTGKGDALWAGLAAAEGDIVAFIDADLREFRPHFVTGLLGPLLTDPSVDFVKGFYHRPLVGAHSVEADGGGRVTELMARPLLNLFWPELAGFVQPLAGEYAGRREVLEQVPFVSGYGVETAMLIDLLELVGLDALAQVDLGERKHRHQDTAALGRMSAQIMQTAWSRLQRRGWASPGTVPAALLTQFRRGGSDALPNLDREIVVSDVSVQERPPLAQLRHRVPRRRVAAA, from the coding sequence ATGCGCGCCAAGGGTGGCAGCAGGGTCAGCGTCGTGCTGCCCGCCCGTAACGAGGAGGCCACGGTCGGGGCGATCGTCTCCACGATCCGCGAACACCTGATGGACCGGGTCGCCCTGGTCGACGAGCTGATCGTGGTCGACTCCCGGTCGACCGACCGGACCGCGCAGGTGGCCCGCGCCGCCGGTGCCGAGGTGGTCGGCCAGGACGAGATGACCCGGGGCCTGCCCCGACTGACCGGCAAGGGCGACGCGCTCTGGGCCGGCCTGGCCGCCGCCGAGGGCGACATCGTCGCCTTCATCGACGCCGACCTGCGCGAGTTCCGGCCGCACTTCGTGACGGGCCTGCTCGGACCGTTGCTGACCGATCCGTCGGTCGACTTCGTGAAGGGCTTCTACCACCGGCCGCTGGTCGGGGCGCACAGCGTGGAGGCCGACGGTGGCGGGCGGGTGACGGAGCTGATGGCCCGGCCGCTGCTCAACCTCTTCTGGCCGGAGCTGGCCGGTTTCGTGCAGCCGCTGGCCGGCGAGTACGCGGGCCGGCGCGAGGTGCTGGAGCAGGTGCCCTTCGTCTCCGGGTACGGGGTCGAGACGGCGATGCTCATCGACCTGCTGGAGCTGGTGGGGCTGGACGCGCTGGCCCAGGTCGACCTCGGCGAGCGCAAGCACCGCCACCAGGACACCGCGGCGCTGGGCCGGATGTCGGCGCAGATCATGCAGACCGCCTGGTCGCGGTTGCAGCGACGCGGTTGGGCCAGCCCGGGCACGGTGCCGGCGGCCCTGCTGACCCAGTTCCGCCGGGGCGGCTCGGACGCGCTGCCGAACCTGGACCGGGAGATCGTGGTCAGCGACGTCTCCGTGCAGGAGCGTCCGCCGCTGGCGCAGCTGCGCCACCGGGTGCCGCGCCGGCGGGTGGCGGCGGCGTGA
- a CDS encoding SigB/SigF/SigG family RNA polymerase sigma factor, with protein MFGQTTTTTTTAPPTNERGLEDLDAAALAYAARIEGLPPERRQEARDDLVRFALPFAGRLARRYRGRGEPLEDLEQVARLGLVNAVDRYDPERGSFTAYAAITIVGEIKRHFRDRTWGVHVPRRLRDLILEVGQATAALTSELSRAPSVAELAARLETPEEEILAALESAAGYSPASLNAPVGGESSAEFGDLVGESDNALESVDDRVTVSGLLHRLPWRERRILAMRFYGNQTQAEIAARFGISQMHVSRLLSRALTWLRQAMLADAPPPWQNGVAESETGRNRIALKRTGDRVVVEIGGEIDRDGADQLRRVMLEAVTGRPREVVVDLDGAGGVDAGGIAALMAGRDAAARTGVPLRLTRVQPAVRRSLAAAGLPATVEA; from the coding sequence ATGTTCGGACAGACCACCACGACCACGACCACGGCACCGCCGACCAACGAGCGCGGCCTGGAGGACCTGGACGCCGCCGCGCTGGCGTACGCGGCGCGGATCGAGGGACTGCCGCCCGAGCGGCGGCAGGAGGCACGCGACGACCTGGTCCGGTTCGCCCTGCCCTTCGCCGGCCGGCTGGCCCGCCGGTACCGGGGACGGGGTGAGCCGCTGGAGGACCTGGAGCAGGTGGCCCGGCTCGGCCTGGTCAACGCCGTCGACCGGTACGACCCGGAGCGGGGCTCGTTCACCGCGTACGCCGCCATCACCATCGTCGGCGAGATCAAGCGGCACTTCCGCGACCGCACCTGGGGCGTGCACGTGCCCCGCCGGCTGCGCGACCTGATCCTGGAGGTCGGGCAGGCCACCGCGGCGCTGACCAGCGAGCTGTCCCGGGCGCCCAGCGTGGCGGAGCTGGCCGCGCGGCTGGAGACCCCCGAGGAGGAGATCCTCGCCGCGCTGGAGTCGGCCGCCGGCTACAGCCCGGCCTCGCTGAACGCGCCGGTCGGCGGGGAGAGCTCCGCCGAGTTCGGCGACCTCGTCGGCGAGTCGGACAACGCCCTGGAGTCGGTGGACGACCGGGTGACGGTCAGCGGGCTGCTGCACCGCCTGCCCTGGCGCGAGCGGCGCATCCTGGCCATGCGCTTCTACGGCAACCAGACCCAGGCGGAGATCGCGGCCCGGTTCGGCATCTCGCAGATGCACGTCTCCCGGCTGCTGTCCCGCGCGCTGACCTGGCTGCGCCAGGCCATGCTGGCCGACGCCCCGCCGCCCTGGCAGAACGGCGTCGCCGAGTCCGAGACCGGGCGCAACCGGATCGCCCTCAAGCGCACCGGCGACCGGGTGGTGGTGGAGATCGGCGGCGAGATCGACCGGGACGGCGCCGACCAGCTGCGCCGGGTGATGCTGGAGGCGGTCACCGGCCGGCCCCGTGAGGTCGTGGTCGACCTGGACGGTGCCGGTGGGGTCGACGCCGGTGGGATCGCGGCGCTGATGGCCGGCCGGGACGCCGCCGCCCGCACCGGCGTCCCGCTGCGGCTGACCCGGGTGCAGCCCGCGGTACGCCGCTCGCTGGCGGCGGCCGGCCTGCCGGCCACCGTCGAAGCCTGA
- a CDS encoding DUF4383 domain-containing protein, with product MVGPMAHSRARRNPADGRAPVRRAAATVGVLFLLVGALGFVPGITTGYADLRLAGHQSGAQLFGVFQVSVLHNLVHLAFGVAGLVLARTVVRARAYLVGGGAVYLVLWLYGLAVDHRSAANVLPVDGADDLLHLGLGVGMLGLGVLAGRDGDRH from the coding sequence ATGGTGGGTCCGATGGCCCACTCCCGGGCCCGGCGCAACCCGGCGGACGGTCGTGCGCCGGTGCGGCGGGCCGCGGCCACCGTCGGGGTGCTCTTCCTGCTCGTCGGCGCGCTGGGCTTCGTGCCCGGCATCACCACCGGGTACGCCGATCTGCGGCTGGCCGGGCACCAGTCCGGCGCGCAGCTGTTCGGGGTGTTCCAGGTGTCGGTGCTGCACAACCTGGTGCACCTGGCCTTCGGGGTGGCCGGGCTGGTGCTGGCGCGCACCGTCGTGCGGGCCCGCGCGTACCTGGTCGGCGGCGGGGCGGTCTATCTCGTGCTCTGGCTGTACGGGCTGGCGGTCGACCATCGCAGCGCCGCGAACGTCCTGCCGGTCGACGGCGCGGACGACCTGCTGCACCTGGGGCTGGGGGTCGGCATGCTCGGTCTGGGCGTGCTCGCCGGACGTGACGGGGATCGCCACTGA
- a CDS encoding glycosyltransferase — protein sequence MSLTVLMNAGPWLSVPPPGYGGIENVIATLVPELRRLGVKVVLASVDSSTLPVDEKFSVFPDGQFHALQRPYNQVCGVSQAHLNGVVRQLHTRDDIDLVHDHVEAVGLATLSAMGPDAPPVLHTLHWDLAKHPELYGNLDAGERVRVNGVSASQLARAPRALQAHSVGHVHLSTPLAVGADRAPRPEKGDYAIILGRINPGKGQDVGARLAQRVGVPLVLAGPVGPYHRPEDLAAAGDEARQNPDVRFFYDEVAPHVDGELVRWVGTVAGQERDDLLAGAKASLFPLRWEEPGGTAVVESLALGTPVVATARGCLPELIEHGRTGLLTGDEDELGDLLLAAGLLDADECRREAAVRFTPAVMAQRYVDLYERVRRGARVPQLQAA from the coding sequence ATGAGTCTCACGGTCCTGATGAACGCCGGCCCCTGGCTGTCCGTGCCGCCCCCCGGCTACGGCGGCATCGAGAACGTCATCGCCACCCTGGTGCCGGAGTTGCGGCGGCTCGGGGTGAAGGTGGTGCTCGCCTCGGTCGACAGCAGCACGCTGCCGGTGGACGAGAAGTTCTCCGTCTTCCCCGACGGGCAGTTCCACGCCCTGCAACGGCCGTACAACCAGGTGTGCGGGGTCTCCCAGGCGCACCTCAACGGCGTCGTCCGGCAGTTGCACACCCGCGACGACATCGACCTGGTGCACGACCACGTGGAGGCGGTCGGCCTGGCCACCCTCTCGGCGATGGGCCCGGACGCCCCGCCGGTGCTGCACACCCTGCACTGGGACCTGGCCAAGCACCCGGAGCTGTACGGCAACCTCGACGCCGGCGAGCGGGTCCGGGTCAACGGCGTCTCCGCCTCGCAGCTCGCCCGCGCCCCCCGGGCGTTGCAGGCGCACTCCGTCGGGCACGTGCACCTGTCCACGCCGCTGGCCGTCGGCGCGGACCGCGCGCCCCGGCCGGAGAAGGGCGACTACGCGATCATCCTGGGCCGGATCAACCCGGGCAAGGGGCAGGACGTCGGCGCCCGGCTGGCCCAGCGGGTCGGGGTGCCGCTGGTGCTCGCCGGGCCGGTCGGGCCGTACCACCGGCCGGAGGACCTGGCCGCGGCCGGGGACGAGGCCCGGCAGAACCCGGACGTCCGGTTCTTCTACGACGAGGTGGCCCCGCACGTCGACGGAGAGTTGGTCCGGTGGGTGGGCACCGTCGCCGGGCAGGAGCGTGACGACCTGCTGGCCGGGGCGAAGGCGTCGCTGTTCCCGCTGCGGTGGGAGGAGCCGGGCGGCACGGCCGTGGTGGAGTCGCTGGCGCTGGGCACGCCGGTGGTGGCGACCGCCCGCGGCTGCCTGCCCGAGCTGATCGAGCACGGCCGCACCGGGCTGCTCACCGGCGACGAGGACGAGCTGGGCGACCTGCTGCTCGCGGCCGGCCTGCTGGACGCCGACGAGTGCCGGCGGGAGGCGGCCGTCCGGTTCACCCCGGCGGTGATGGCGCAGCGGTACGTCGACCTCTACGAGCGGGTCCGGCGGGGCGCACGGGTGCCCCAGCTGCAGGCCGCCTGA